A single genomic interval of Bacillus spongiae harbors:
- a CDS encoding nitroreductase codes for MSTVQEVIRERRTIRNFTSEDIRTEVIMELLEDAVYAPNHKLREPWSFILVRDEAKKHLYEEIYASYRRQEVSNNLEKKMEKMEVFIKSCPIHLIVTMEQSTKQKVWEEDYAATCALIQNLQLLGWDKQIGMVWKTNPYIYDPAFSEAMGIQSDKKIVGVIHIGKPAQLPKAKIRKKPNELVEIRTN; via the coding sequence ATGTCTACCGTACAAGAAGTGATTCGTGAAAGACGTACAATTCGAAATTTTACAAGTGAAGATATTAGGACAGAAGTTATAATGGAATTATTAGAAGATGCTGTTTATGCACCAAATCATAAACTTAGGGAACCGTGGTCCTTTATTTTAGTACGGGATGAGGCTAAGAAACACTTGTATGAAGAAATATATGCAAGCTATCGAAGACAAGAGGTATCAAATAATCTTGAGAAGAAAATGGAAAAAATGGAAGTCTTCATAAAAAGTTGCCCGATTCACTTAATTGTTACGATGGAACAAAGTACTAAACAAAAGGTATGGGAAGAGGATTATGCTGCTACATGTGCTTTAATTCAAAACCTTCAGCTGCTTGGTTGGGATAAACAAATTGGAATGGTTTGGAAAACAAATCCGTATATTTATGATCCTGCCTTCTCCGAAGCGATGGGAATTCAATCCGATAAGAAAATAGTAGGGGTGATTCATATCGGAAAACCTGCGCAGCTCCCAAAAGCAAAAATTCGAAAAAAACCAAATGAATTAGTAGAAATTAGAACGAATTAG
- a CDS encoding TerC family protein — protein sequence MEILQQIGNTYLSFFDWKMWIEVLSDPVSWGLIGTLVILEGLLSADNALVLAIMVKHLPEKQRKRALTYGLLGAYFFRFIFIGIGIYMIKFWWIKAFGALYLAWIVFQHFRGNGEDGEVRGMNKNSWLVRTFGMFWATVISVEMMDIAFSADSILAALAISEEVWILLLGGMLGILMMRTVAKFFLKLIDRVPELETTAFILIGIISAKMFLSLFHIEIEHIYFFLIIVLSFAATFIVHYINKSKAAKEEVASTKEG from the coding sequence GTGGAAATATTACAACAAATAGGAAATACGTATCTTTCATTTTTCGATTGGAAGATGTGGATTGAAGTATTATCAGATCCTGTATCTTGGGGACTTATTGGTACATTAGTTATTTTAGAAGGTTTATTATCAGCTGATAATGCACTCGTACTTGCTATTATGGTTAAGCATTTGCCAGAAAAACAACGAAAAAGAGCGCTCACATATGGATTGCTCGGTGCCTATTTCTTCCGATTTATTTTCATCGGAATCGGAATTTATATGATCAAATTTTGGTGGATCAAAGCGTTCGGAGCTTTATACCTTGCTTGGATTGTCTTCCAGCATTTCCGTGGAAATGGTGAAGATGGTGAAGTGAGAGGAATGAATAAAAATAGCTGGCTAGTTCGTACATTTGGAATGTTTTGGGCAACAGTCATTTCAGTAGAGATGATGGACATCGCATTTTCTGCTGATAGTATTTTAGCTGCCTTAGCGATTTCTGAAGAAGTTTGGATTCTTTTATTAGGTGGAATGCTAGGGATTTTAATGATGCGAACAGTGGCAAAGTTCTTTTTGAAATTGATTGATAGAGTACCAGAATTAGAAACAACTGCATTCATTTTAATTGGAATTATTTCTGCAAAAATGTTTCTAAGCCTTTTCCATATCGAAATAGAACATATCTACTTCTTCCTAATCATAGTGCTTTCTTTTGCAGCAACCTTTATTGTTCATTATATAAATAAATCAAAAGCTGCAAAGGAGGAAGTTGCTTCCACTAAGGAAGGTTAA
- a CDS encoding HpcH/HpaI aldolase/citrate lyase family protein, with protein sequence MKHFDYLSDLQTKGVFYKEPSVVTKDTSKDILQYSLGATLYMPSIRTDISEVIVSRKYKELCSTVLCLEDSISDQEVTQAERNLVQQLQAVYLAVEQKHISIEELPLLFIRVRSSVQMKDIAEKLGQALNLVTGFAFPKCSVHNAEEFLQSLINISAKKETVLYALPIIETPDVLYKESRLSALTSLKRIFDKYEDFVLNIRIGATDFCGIYGIRRDSNTTIYEVSIIRDVISDIINFFGRNYTISGPVWEYFQQSPRILKPQLRQSPFIEGYGEEGLSVRMNMINHQIDGLINETLLDKANGLHGKTIIHPSHLQVVQSLQVVSKEEYIDALSIIENVDEGVIKSSFANKMNETKPHYEWAKKIMKKSTVFGVYHEKQSFIDVITESKQVSYSR encoded by the coding sequence ATGAAGCACTTTGACTATTTATCAGACCTCCAAACGAAAGGCGTTTTTTATAAGGAACCATCAGTGGTGACGAAAGATACGTCAAAGGATATTCTGCAATATTCACTAGGGGCTACGCTCTATATGCCTAGTATTCGAACAGATATATCAGAGGTCATTGTGTCTAGAAAGTATAAAGAGTTATGTTCGACCGTACTTTGCTTAGAGGATAGTATTTCGGATCAAGAGGTAACGCAGGCTGAAAGAAATCTTGTTCAACAATTACAAGCTGTCTATCTAGCTGTTGAGCAAAAGCACATCTCGATAGAAGAGCTTCCTTTACTTTTTATAAGGGTTCGGTCATCCGTTCAAATGAAGGATATTGCGGAAAAACTCGGTCAAGCTTTAAATCTTGTTACCGGCTTTGCCTTTCCAAAGTGTTCGGTCCATAATGCAGAAGAATTCTTACAATCCCTTATCAATATATCTGCGAAAAAAGAAACGGTTCTATATGCATTGCCAATAATTGAAACACCAGACGTTTTATATAAAGAATCAAGATTATCTGCTTTAACGAGCTTAAAAAGGATATTTGATAAATACGAAGATTTCGTATTAAATATTCGGATTGGCGCTACTGATTTTTGTGGTATTTATGGAATTCGTCGAGATAGTAATACTACCATCTATGAAGTTTCCATTATTAGAGATGTGATTAGTGATATCATCAACTTTTTTGGACGTAATTATACGATATCCGGCCCAGTCTGGGAATACTTTCAACAGTCACCGCGGATTTTAAAGCCTCAGTTGAGACAATCTCCCTTCATTGAAGGGTATGGTGAGGAAGGGCTATCCGTCAGAATGAATATGATTAATCACCAAATTGATGGGTTAATTAATGAAACATTGTTAGATAAGGCGAATGGCCTACATGGGAAAACAATTATTCACCCTTCGCATTTGCAAGTGGTACAAAGTCTTCAAGTTGTGAGTAAAGAAGAATATATTGACGCATTATCTATCATTGAAAATGTTGATGAAGGGGTTATTAAAAGTTCATTCGCAAATAAAATGAATGAAACTAAGCCTCATTACGAATGGGCAAAAAAAATAATGAAGAAATCTACTGTATTTGGGGTGTATCATGAAAAGCAAAGCTTTATCGACGTCATTACAGAGTCTAAGCAAGTTTCCTATTCTAGGTAA
- a CDS encoding TerD family protein codes for MGIQLSKGQRIDLTKSNPNLVKGVIGLGWDTNRYHGGGSFDLDASAFLADENGKCLYDEDFIFYNHLAHASGSVVHTGDNRTGEGDGDDEQLIVDFSKIPSHVHRIGITVTIHDAENRSQNFGQVSNAFVRLVNDHDGEELLRYDLGEDFSIETAVVVCELYRHGHEWKFNAIGSGFSGGLAALCQNYGLEV; via the coding sequence ATGGGCATTCAGCTTTCAAAAGGACAAAGAATTGATTTGACAAAGTCGAATCCGAACCTTGTTAAAGGGGTTATTGGACTCGGTTGGGATACGAATCGATATCATGGAGGAGGTAGCTTCGACCTAGATGCTTCTGCTTTTTTAGCGGATGAGAACGGGAAGTGTCTGTATGATGAAGACTTTATTTTTTATAATCACTTAGCTCATGCAAGTGGGTCTGTCGTACATACAGGCGATAATCGAACAGGAGAAGGCGATGGGGATGATGAACAGCTGATCGTTGACTTCTCTAAAATACCTTCACATGTTCATAGAATAGGAATTACGGTAACGATTCATGATGCTGAAAACCGTAGTCAAAATTTCGGTCAAGTATCGAATGCATTTGTTCGTTTAGTGAATGATCACGATGGAGAAGAATTACTTCGTTATGATTTAGGTGAAGACTTCTCAATTGAAACAGCTGTTGTCGTATGTGAATTGTATCGACACGGACATGAATGGAAATTCAATGCGATAGGGAGTGGTTTTTCAGGTGGACTTGCTGCTCTTTGTCAAAATTACGGGTTAGAAGTGTAG
- a CDS encoding phosphoribosyltransferase family protein has product MKSKALSTSLQSLSKFPILGNLEVEINVEENELQLPVESLFKMAARINKKRAFLFVSKVLGKHLRVNPLDPLIISALLALRYHGTSEYEERMVRALLSDQTNQKKTAYEAFLSKKIELQQESIVVGFAETATALGHGVFDSFSNAQYIHTTREEILGDNPLLTFEEEHSHAVDQRCYSSHHFFENEKPIILVDDEMTTGKTTINIIRDIHAKYPRNQYGVLSILDWRSEEHIEAFRQLEQELNISIQTVSLLKGSFRCYGEPLLNEFTIEQGDKINSLPTIDRVDLSNVFTPSSFVPIKGSRASYVHESGRFGLDSKEALRVQHACKMAAEMITRQGTEDEVLCIGTGEFMYIPMKIATYMDGNVYYQSSTRSPIHCHNEESYAIQNKISYLNPEENNTTHFLYNIELNRFNHVILFFERSVEVKKMNTLLSYFHKQGVQRVTIVECSKDKEEESCSQG; this is encoded by the coding sequence ATGAAAAGCAAAGCTTTATCGACGTCATTACAGAGTCTAAGCAAGTTTCCTATTCTAGGTAATTTAGAGGTCGAAATAAATGTAGAAGAGAATGAATTACAGTTACCAGTTGAATCGCTATTTAAGATGGCAGCGAGAATAAATAAAAAAAGAGCATTTTTATTTGTTAGTAAAGTATTAGGAAAGCACTTGCGTGTTAATCCTTTGGACCCGCTCATTATTTCTGCTTTATTAGCATTACGATACCATGGAACAAGTGAATATGAGGAAAGAATGGTTCGTGCTTTATTATCTGATCAAACGAATCAAAAGAAAACCGCTTATGAAGCTTTTTTATCAAAAAAGATAGAGCTTCAGCAAGAATCCATTGTGGTAGGATTTGCGGAAACGGCAACGGCTCTAGGGCATGGGGTATTTGATAGTTTTTCAAATGCACAGTATATTCACACTACTCGAGAAGAGATATTGGGAGACAATCCTCTGCTAACTTTCGAAGAGGAGCATTCACATGCTGTAGATCAACGTTGTTATTCTAGCCATCATTTCTTCGAAAATGAGAAGCCAATTATATTAGTGGATGATGAAATGACAACCGGAAAGACAACGATTAATATCATCCGCGATATCCATGCGAAATATCCGCGTAATCAATATGGGGTGCTTTCAATATTAGATTGGCGCTCTGAGGAGCATATTGAAGCTTTTCGTCAGCTTGAGCAAGAATTAAATATTTCGATTCAAACGGTTTCTCTATTGAAAGGGTCCTTTCGTTGTTACGGGGAGCCATTATTAAATGAATTCACTATCGAGCAAGGAGATAAAATAAATTCTCTCCCTACTATAGATAGAGTCGATTTATCTAATGTATTTACTCCATCTTCTTTCGTCCCTATAAAAGGATCAAGAGCAAGCTATGTTCATGAATCTGGTCGGTTTGGATTAGACTCCAAAGAGGCTCTTCGTGTTCAACATGCATGCAAAATGGCTGCAGAAATGATCACCCGACAAGGAACAGAGGATGAAGTGTTATGTATTGGTACAGGTGAATTTATGTATATTCCAATGAAGATTGCTACCTATATGGATGGGAATGTTTATTATCAATCTTCAACAAGAAGTCCTATTCATTGTCATAATGAAGAAAGTTACGCCATTCAAAATAAAATCTCATACCTTAATCCAGAAGAGAACAATACGACACACTTTCTTTATAATATCGAATTAAATCGTTTTAATCATGTTATTTTATTTTTTGAACGCTCTGTAGAAGTGAAAAAAATGAATACGCTATTATCCTATTTTCATAAACAAGGAGTCCAGCGTGTGACAATAGTAGAATGCTCAAAGGATAAGGAGGAAGAGTCGTGCTCACAGGGATAA
- a CDS encoding ABC transporter ATP-binding protein, whose protein sequence is MVRLAAEDLSLGYDTVSVVEDLTMSIPEGKVSILIGANGCGKSTILRSLARLLKPKTGVVYLDGKNITRESTKEVAKKLSILPQGPQAPEGLTVKDLCYYGRHPYKSLLSKNTQLDHDMVEWALDATRMLEFSERSLDGLSGGQRQRAWVAMALCQGTDLILLDEPTTYLDLAHQIELLDLLKDLNKQYKRTIVMVLHDLNQAASYADHLISISNGKIYSEGCPKDTFTEQMISEVFGLHSQIIENPVNGSPMCLPVKVCGKEKNQKLLM, encoded by the coding sequence ATGGTTCGTTTAGCAGCAGAGGATTTATCACTAGGTTACGATACTGTTTCGGTAGTAGAAGATTTGACTATGTCCATTCCAGAAGGAAAGGTATCGATTTTGATTGGCGCTAATGGATGTGGGAAATCAACGATTCTCCGTTCACTTGCACGACTATTGAAGCCTAAAACCGGGGTTGTTTACTTAGATGGCAAAAACATTACCCGTGAATCGACAAAGGAAGTCGCTAAAAAGCTATCCATCTTACCACAGGGTCCACAAGCTCCGGAAGGATTGACAGTAAAAGATTTATGTTATTACGGTCGTCATCCATATAAAAGCCTTTTATCAAAAAATACTCAGCTTGATCATGACATGGTTGAGTGGGCATTAGATGCTACCAGAATGCTTGAATTCTCTGAGAGGTCATTGGATGGTTTATCTGGTGGTCAACGTCAAAGAGCTTGGGTGGCAATGGCTCTCTGTCAGGGAACGGATCTCATTCTATTAGATGAACCGACGACTTATTTAGACCTTGCTCATCAAATCGAATTATTAGACCTATTAAAAGATTTAAACAAACAATACAAACGGACGATTGTCATGGTACTTCATGATTTAAATCAAGCAGCGAGTTATGCTGATCATTTAATAAGTATTTCAAACGGAAAAATATATAGTGAAGGGTGCCCAAAAGACACATTTACTGAACAAATGATTAGTGAAGTATTCGGGCTGCACAGCCAAATAATCGAAAACCCTGTAAACGGCTCTCCTATGTGCCTTCCGGTTAAAGTCTGTGGAAAAGAGAAGAATCAGAAACTGTTAATGTAG
- a CDS encoding HAD family hydrolase: protein MKVFGSDLDRTLIYSKRMVEQFPTSQQLVPIKEYGSESISFISMRAKEMLQYIQQNMQFIPVTTRTIEQYQRLSLFQTDIIPDYAITSNGGHILYKGKPLLEWERIITGKLEKGMPLAVVQEKIESFLSEAWLLDVRKAENLFLYCIIDRALLKEETYQLIKLWCEEIGWNLSLQGRKMYLIPKAICKWKAFKYLTEQLKWTERYAAGDSVLDLDLMKNSTYGMAPLHGEVTQHDTSLKLTMSEGIHAAEEILEYIIQVSTINQQPSHI, encoded by the coding sequence ATGAAAGTTTTTGGTAGTGATTTAGATCGAACGTTAATTTATTCTAAAAGAATGGTAGAACAATTCCCTACTTCTCAACAGCTTGTTCCTATTAAGGAGTATGGGAGCGAAAGTATCTCCTTTATCTCAATGCGAGCAAAGGAAATGTTACAATATATTCAACAGAATATGCAATTTATTCCAGTTACTACAAGAACGATAGAGCAATATCAGCGACTATCGTTATTTCAAACTGATATTATCCCAGATTATGCTATCACGAGCAATGGCGGACATATATTATATAAAGGGAAGCCTTTGCTAGAATGGGAGAGGATCATAACAGGAAAGCTAGAGAAAGGGATGCCTCTTGCGGTAGTCCAGGAAAAGATAGAGAGCTTTCTGAGTGAAGCATGGCTTCTGGATGTACGAAAAGCAGAAAACCTCTTCTTATATTGCATCATCGATCGAGCCTTATTAAAAGAAGAAACATATCAATTAATCAAATTGTGGTGTGAGGAAATCGGTTGGAATCTTTCTCTGCAAGGTAGGAAAATGTATTTGATCCCGAAAGCCATATGTAAATGGAAGGCATTTAAGTATTTAACTGAACAATTAAAATGGACAGAACGATATGCTGCTGGTGATTCTGTATTAGATCTTGACTTAATGAAAAATAGTACTTATGGGATGGCCCCACTGCATGGAGAAGTAACTCAGCATGATACAAGCTTAAAATTAACGATGAGTGAAGGAATTCATGCCGCCGAAGAAATTCTTGAATATATTATTCAGGTGTCAACAATTAATCAACAGCCTTCTCATATTTGA
- a CDS encoding TerD family protein: MAISLSKGQKVDLTKTNPGLSKVIVGLGWDTNKYDGGVDFDLDASIFLLGDNGKVTSERDFVFYNQLEGGNGSVVHTGDNRTGEGDGDDEKVKVNLSSVPESIQKIAFVITIHDGESRNQNFGQVSNAFVRVLSEETNEELIRYDLGEDFSIETALIVGELYRHNGEWKFSAVGSGYQGGLGRIATDFGLDVG; the protein is encoded by the coding sequence ATGGCAATATCACTATCTAAAGGGCAAAAAGTAGATTTAACGAAAACAAATCCAGGGCTATCCAAGGTGATCGTAGGTTTAGGATGGGATACGAATAAATATGACGGTGGGGTTGATTTTGACCTTGATGCAAGTATTTTTCTTTTAGGAGACAATGGGAAAGTAACGTCAGAACGTGACTTTGTCTTTTATAATCAATTAGAAGGTGGAAACGGAAGTGTCGTACATACAGGAGATAACCGAACAGGTGAAGGTGATGGCGACGATGAGAAGGTTAAAGTCAATCTATCTTCGGTTCCAGAATCTATTCAAAAAATAGCGTTTGTCATAACAATTCATGATGGAGAAAGTCGTAATCAAAATTTTGGTCAAGTATCAAATGCATTCGTGCGTGTTCTTAGTGAAGAGACGAATGAAGAATTGATTCGTTACGACCTTGGGGAAGATTTCTCTATTGAAACGGCTCTTATTGTCGGAGAGCTCTATCGTCATAATGGAGAATGGAAATTCTCAGCCGTTGGAAGTGGATACCAAGGTGGTTTAGGACGTATTGCAACTGATTTTGGTTTAGATGTAGGATAA
- a CDS encoding cysteine protease StiP family protein: MLTGIRQFGSYPAEDVIFLLKDLSSLSIETDTGQRERAIQSGTHYSEMLPVEYQPSQEYMELYKTSLQQSKQKVAIAVGVVAEQILQRRGENLVLVSLARAGTPVGVLIRRYLKQTYNLELPHYSISILRGRGIDENALRYIYKKHQESSIVFIDGWTGKGAITKELTKSIKVFNEKYNATLSDELAVLADPGHCSTLYGTREDFLIPSACLNSTISGLVSRTVMNPKWIDKGDFHGAKYYKELENQDVSLHYVDTIASIFNEVTNKITARLNSIKEEDITPTWEGMSSIHRIQDHFNIETINLIKPGIGETTRVLLRRIPWKILVQSKDNAQLDHILYLANEKGVPVEEYQQMSYTCCGIIQSLEKIE, translated from the coding sequence GTGCTCACAGGGATAAGACAGTTCGGAAGTTATCCTGCTGAAGATGTCATATTTTTATTAAAAGACCTCTCTTCCCTCTCAATCGAAACAGATACAGGACAACGAGAAAGAGCCATACAATCAGGAACCCATTATTCTGAAATGCTTCCAGTCGAATATCAACCATCTCAGGAGTACATGGAGTTGTACAAAACCTCTCTTCAACAGTCTAAGCAAAAAGTAGCAATAGCGGTTGGGGTTGTAGCAGAACAAATTTTACAAAGGCGCGGAGAGAATTTGGTTCTGGTCTCTCTTGCAAGAGCTGGAACGCCTGTCGGTGTACTTATAAGGAGATATTTAAAGCAGACATATAACCTTGAATTACCGCATTATAGTATTTCTATCCTTAGAGGGCGTGGGATAGATGAAAATGCTCTCCGTTATATATATAAGAAACATCAAGAAAGTTCGATTGTTTTTATAGATGGATGGACTGGTAAAGGTGCCATAACAAAAGAATTGACTAAGTCAATTAAAGTATTCAATGAAAAGTACAATGCTACTTTATCGGATGAATTGGCTGTTTTAGCAGACCCTGGTCATTGTTCAACATTATATGGAACGCGAGAAGATTTCTTAATTCCAAGTGCATGCTTGAATTCAACAATTTCTGGATTAGTAAGTAGAACAGTGATGAATCCAAAATGGATAGATAAGGGTGATTTCCATGGAGCAAAATACTATAAAGAATTAGAAAATCAAGATGTTTCCCTTCACTATGTAGACACGATTGCATCAATATTTAATGAAGTTACTAATAAAATTACGGCTCGCTTAAATAGTATAAAAGAAGAAGATATAACTCCGACTTGGGAAGGGATGTCTTCTATTCATCGCATTCAAGATCATTTTAACATTGAAACGATTAATCTAATCAAACCTGGTATTGGGGAAACGACAAGAGTGCTACTTAGAAGAATTCCATGGAAAATACTTGTTCAATCTAAAGATAACGCACAATTGGACCATATTTTATATTTAGCAAACGAAAAAGGGGTTCCTGTAGAGGAGTATCAACAAATGTCGTATACTTGTTGTGGAATCATTCAATCATTGGAGAAAATAGAATGA
- a CDS encoding YceG family protein — MPKKQTIQVTPIQITDDKWREVVRKKLPEREFFSETDQLKLGQVSCRILGTPYDETEYYHTLYELKQENLMILSEILDKTIDESRFQSIQRIHLIQKKEKGLSINRFVAFLEGEKLLPKHQNAAVHRHIREAYISMLKVFEANHPDGLQSQEFRRVFLDSIKWMWNHLDGWLKNASISERFPRVVWYGDINKSQQYFLLLLMLIGCDVLIFHPEGKDEFSQIDGEDKYSGVIRFPATGTLKPFPIEEPERTSTVAYKASKEMDAVLHHQDSQLYKPWQFREHIPNSITLKTTYDELFLLAKERAFIRPSFMATTDFVKIPSLFSKIMGVSQNRKDYWNKLQLLMNKELTETIKQFPFTTESTANQRYHYEHALQNGILAPNKMMESHWWKYSHLPNGAQKAIAHSISRICKEIKLLPLPQETIEQVKLYLFTQSMDIPQSVLKLIQQFDYAQEVPKLILYNNEMNGSLSRSDAVMLLLLHEIGFDIVLYNPPGQNCIEQYIQQDCFDTHWLDNMVFELELKEESVIQRLIKSIKR, encoded by the coding sequence ATGCCAAAGAAGCAAACAATCCAGGTTACCCCCATTCAAATAACGGATGATAAATGGAGAGAGGTTGTTCGAAAAAAACTTCCCGAGAGGGAGTTTTTTTCAGAAACAGACCAACTTAAATTGGGACAAGTCTCATGTCGGATATTAGGAACACCTTACGATGAAACAGAATATTATCACACTTTATATGAATTAAAACAGGAAAACCTGATGATTTTGAGTGAAATTTTAGACAAAACCATTGATGAAAGTCGGTTTCAATCAATTCAACGTATTCATCTTATTCAAAAGAAAGAAAAAGGGCTTTCCATAAATCGATTTGTTGCATTTTTAGAGGGCGAGAAATTACTTCCAAAGCATCAAAATGCTGCCGTTCATCGTCATATTCGCGAAGCATATATATCAATGCTAAAAGTATTCGAAGCCAATCATCCTGATGGACTTCAATCCCAAGAGTTTCGAAGAGTGTTTTTAGATAGTATAAAATGGATGTGGAATCACTTAGATGGATGGTTAAAAAATGCCTCTATTTCTGAAAGGTTTCCAAGAGTCGTTTGGTATGGGGATATAAATAAAAGCCAGCAATATTTTTTACTTTTATTAATGCTTATTGGCTGTGATGTTCTTATTTTCCACCCAGAAGGGAAAGATGAATTTTCTCAAATTGATGGAGAAGACAAATATTCGGGTGTTATTCGTTTTCCGGCAACAGGTACGCTTAAGCCTTTTCCAATAGAAGAACCAGAAAGAACGTCAACCGTTGCTTATAAAGCATCCAAAGAGATGGATGCGGTTTTACATCATCAAGACTCTCAGCTATATAAGCCTTGGCAATTTAGAGAGCATATTCCGAACTCGATTACGTTAAAAACGACTTATGATGAATTATTTTTACTTGCTAAGGAGCGTGCGTTTATTCGGCCTAGCTTTATGGCTACTACAGACTTCGTTAAGATTCCTTCTCTTTTTAGTAAGATTATGGGCGTTTCACAAAATCGAAAAGACTATTGGAATAAACTACAGTTATTAATGAATAAAGAATTGACAGAAACGATTAAGCAATTTCCATTTACTACGGAATCAACCGCAAATCAACGATATCATTATGAACATGCCTTACAAAATGGTATTCTAGCTCCTAATAAAATGATGGAGAGCCATTGGTGGAAGTACAGCCATTTACCTAATGGAGCACAGAAGGCAATTGCTCATAGTATTTCAAGAATATGTAAAGAAATAAAACTGCTCCCTTTACCACAAGAAACAATAGAGCAAGTAAAACTATATTTATTTACTCAGAGTATGGACATACCTCAATCAGTGTTGAAATTAATTCAACAGTTTGATTATGCTCAAGAAGTTCCAAAGCTAATCTTATATAATAATGAAATGAATGGATCGTTATCACGTTCTGACGCTGTCATGCTCCTATTACTACATGAAATTGGTTTTGATATTGTTTTATATAACCCGCCAGGGCAAAATTGTATTGAACAATACATACAACAGGACTGTTTTGATACTCACTGGCTAGATAATATGGTATTTGAGCTTGAATTAAAAGAAGAAAGTGTCATTCAAAGATTGATAAAATCGATAAAAAGATAA
- a CDS encoding TerD family protein, with product MAISLQKGQRIDLTKGNAGLSKVMVGLGWDPVQTKKSSGILGGLFGGGGAPQIDCDASVIMLQDDKFVSKNNLVYFGNLKSACGSVMHSGDNLTGDGDGDDEQISLDLKNIPTTINKLVFVVNIYDAVRRKQDFGMIQNAFIRVVNSNNNEELLKFNLTENYSGKTSLVVADIYRHGSEWKFAAVGTGTNDAGLQDVVRRYM from the coding sequence ATGGCAATTTCTTTACAAAAGGGTCAAAGAATCGATTTAACAAAAGGAAATGCAGGTTTATCCAAAGTAATGGTTGGCTTAGGATGGGATCCTGTTCAAACAAAAAAATCATCAGGAATCTTAGGTGGCCTTTTTGGTGGTGGAGGAGCTCCACAAATTGACTGTGACGCAAGTGTAATAATGCTTCAAGATGATAAGTTTGTGTCAAAAAATAACTTAGTATATTTCGGGAATTTAAAGAGTGCATGTGGTAGTGTTATGCATTCAGGTGATAATCTAACTGGTGATGGAGATGGCGATGATGAGCAAATTTCACTAGATTTAAAGAATATCCCGACTACTATTAATAAGCTTGTATTCGTTGTAAATATTTATGACGCTGTACGACGTAAACAAGATTTTGGTATGATTCAAAATGCTTTCATTCGTGTTGTGAATTCCAACAATAATGAGGAATTATTGAAATTTAATTTGACTGAGAATTACAGTGGTAAAACGAGTTTAGTAGTAGCAGATATTTATCGACATGGTAGCGAGTGGAAATTCGCTGCGGTTGGAACTGGTACAAATGATGCAGGACTACAAGATGTCGTTCGTCGCTATATGTAA